A section of the Spirosoma pollinicola genome encodes:
- a CDS encoding RHS repeat domain-containing protein, which yields MSYSYNSGNSLLSVTDASANTAGFSDGNKTGNDYAYWPDGSLRSDLNRGISQIQYNLLKLPSQISFSSGKVVSIRYDALGTKLSLSSTVGGATTQRDYVAGVYQYLTPAGGSRALAEVAHEEGRYTPAGGYEYFLKDHLGNTRVVLGQSGVTQWNDYDPWGWELPALSSGTSTNRLKFNGQESLPEIGVGMQDFGARLYDATIGRWGVVDPLAEGSRRWSPYVFGYDNPLRFVDPDGMEAQDVSICPTCPKGAEYDKYRETRQGQSHNVKITSLLNISNLFITVLAVVTFQLLNC from the coding sequence TTGAGTTACAGCTACAACTCAGGCAACAGCCTGTTGAGCGTAACCGATGCGAGTGCCAACACAGCGGGTTTCTCGGATGGCAACAAAACCGGCAACGACTACGCCTACTGGCCCGATGGCAGTTTGAGGAGCGACCTCAACCGGGGCATCAGCCAGATTCAGTACAACCTCTTGAAGCTGCCCAGCCAGATCAGCTTCAGCAGTGGCAAGGTGGTCAGTATCCGCTACGATGCGCTGGGCACCAAGCTCAGCCTGAGCAGCACCGTGGGCGGAGCCACCACCCAGCGGGACTATGTGGCGGGTGTGTACCAGTACCTGACCCCAGCGGGGGGCAGCCGGGCGTTGGCTGAGGTGGCCCACGAGGAGGGGCGCTACACCCCGGCGGGTGGCTACGAGTATTTTCTCAAGGATCACCTGGGCAACACGCGGGTGGTGCTGGGCCAGAGTGGGGTCACCCAATGGAATGATTATGATCCCTGGGGCTGGGAGCTACCCGCCCTCAGCAGTGGTACCAGCACCAACCGGCTCAAGTTCAATGGGCAGGAGAGCCTGCCCGAGATTGGGGTGGGCATGCAGGACTTTGGGGCTCGTTTGTACGATGCGACCATTGGCCGTTGGGGCGTAGTAGACCCGTTGGCGGAGGGCAGTCGGCGGTGGAGTCCGTATGTGTTTGGCTATGACAACCCGCTTCGGTTTGTGGACCCTGATGGCATGGAAGCTCAGGACGTGTCGATTTGTCCCACTTGCCCCAAAGGGGCCGAATACGATAAGTATAGGGAAACCCGGCAAGGCCAATCCCATAACGTAAAAATAACAAGCTTACTGAATATCAGCAATTTATTCATTACAGTACTTGCCGTTGTTACTTTTCAGTTATTGAACTGCTAA
- a CDS encoding RHS repeat domain-containing protein: MLSTGRTLLATDAATLQTAFDALTANTYPALVPNNAADVLTQNVYDTYTGNPLPYLTTNPVPLATPFPSATAPNAKGLLTYSYRRDLLPTASTYASAYWYDDKGRIVQSRSQNHLGGTDRTDNQFRFNGELLKTVLTHSLGSGVPLSPITKSFTYDHWGRPRSITHTLGTNSPVVLASYAYDGIGRLIQKQLQPPSTGGGARLGATSLSISRVGSLTPALSALPVQDVAPAFIDLKPGAAYLDLSSPSQTVSGYEARLAATAGALQVLDYSYTVRGWLRGINAADTINPYANGRGDVFYLALDYNQINGTFNRYDGSIGRMRWGANRDYFFGRVYAYGYDGAGRLSGTEYTGNTGEDYKVSNLTYDRNGNLLTLKRGASGGIDQLSYSYNSGNSLLSVTDASANTAGFSDGNKTGNDYAYWPDGSLKSDLNRGISQIQYNLLKLPSQISFSSGKVVSIRYDALGTKLSLSSTVGGATTLRDYVAGVYQYLTPAGGSRALAEVAHEEGRYTPASGYEYFLKDHLGNTRVVLGQSGVTQWSDYDPWGWELPALSSGTSTNRLKFNGQESLPEIGVGIQDFGARLYDATIGRWGVVDPLAEISRRWSPFVFSYDNPMRFVDPDGMEATDTKTSMEYTYSDGYSTQSSRNSSASIGYSGLGAFIERGGGSNNNGQTQSDDGPGKNIQTDAPNQAAASVAGGAVSLGRAAGTSILGRILTGVGRFFASGAGLVATLPITLVGDVTSPNDEEKPVILYRGVHVGHPDYANALKGKAVPYGINGGHQSPEQHSGGNNKSIFTSWSLTKFEALKNATSAGSGGVVLERKFYITKEGVIPQSGAWFDDELEYLVLGIVTGAKVQVLH, translated from the coding sequence GTGCTCAGCACGGGACGCACCCTACTGGCCACCGATGCGGCTACCCTGCAAACGGCCTTCGACGCCCTGACGGCCAATACCTATCCGGCACTGGTGCCCAACAATGCCGCCGATGTGCTCACCCAGAACGTCTACGACACTTATACGGGCAATCCCCTGCCTTACCTCACCACCAATCCCGTGCCCCTGGCTACGCCCTTTCCCTCGGCCACGGCCCCCAATGCCAAAGGCCTGCTGACCTACAGCTATCGGCGCGATTTGTTACCCACCGCCAGCACCTATGCTTCGGCCTACTGGTATGACGACAAAGGCCGTATTGTGCAGAGCCGCAGCCAGAACCACCTGGGCGGCACCGACCGGACCGATAACCAGTTCCGCTTCAACGGCGAGCTGCTCAAAACGGTGCTCACCCACAGCCTGGGCAGCGGGGTGCCCCTCTCGCCCATTACCAAAAGCTTTACCTACGACCACTGGGGGCGGCCCCGCTCCATTACCCACACGCTGGGCACCAACAGTCCGGTGGTGCTGGCCTCCTATGCCTACGACGGCATTGGGCGACTGATTCAGAAACAGTTGCAGCCCCCCTCCACCGGGGGCGGTGCCCGGCTGGGGGCTACCAGCCTGAGCATTAGCCGGGTGGGGAGTCTGACCCCCGCCTTATCGGCCCTGCCGGTGCAGGATGTGGCCCCGGCCTTTATTGACCTGAAACCGGGGGCGGCCTACCTCGACCTAAGCTCACCCAGCCAAACCGTGAGTGGCTACGAAGCCCGGCTGGCGGCCACCGCCGGGGCTTTGCAGGTGCTGGATTACAGCTACACAGTGCGGGGCTGGCTTCGGGGCATCAATGCCGCCGACACCATCAACCCGTATGCCAATGGTCGGGGCGATGTGTTTTACCTGGCCCTGGACTACAACCAGATCAACGGCACCTTCAATCGCTATGATGGCAGCATTGGCCGCATGCGCTGGGGAGCCAACCGGGACTACTTCTTCGGGCGGGTTTATGCCTACGGCTACGACGGAGCCGGGCGGCTGAGTGGCACCGAGTACACGGGCAACACCGGCGAGGACTACAAAGTGAGTAACCTCACCTATGACCGGAACGGCAACCTGCTCACCCTCAAACGGGGCGCCAGCGGGGGCATCGACCAGTTGAGTTACAGCTACAACTCAGGCAACAGCCTGTTGAGCGTAACCGATGCGAGTGCCAACACAGCGGGTTTCTCGGATGGCAACAAAACCGGCAACGACTACGCCTACTGGCCCGATGGCAGCCTGAAGAGTGACCTCAACCGGGGCATCAGCCAGATTCAGTACAACCTCCTGAAGCTGCCCAGCCAGATCAGCTTCAGCAGTGGCAAGGTGGTCAGTATTCGGTATGATGCGCTGGGCACCAAGCTCAGCCTGAGCAGCACCGTGGGCGGAGCCACCACCCTGCGGGACTACGTAGCGGGTGTGTACCAGTACCTGACCCCAGCGGGGGGCAGCCGGGCGTTGGCTGAGGTGGCCCACGAGGAGGGGCGCTACACCCCGGCCAGTGGCTACGAGTATTTTCTCAAGGATCACCTGGGCAACACGCGGGTGGTGCTGGGCCAGAGTGGGGTCACCCAATGGTCGGATTATGATCCCTGGGGTTGGGAGTTACCGGCCCTGAGCAGTGGCACCAGCACCAACCGGCTCAAGTTCAATGGGCAGGAGAGTCTGCCTGAGATTGGGGTGGGCATACAGGACTTTGGGGCCCGTTTGTATGATGCCACCATTGGCCGTTGGGGCGTAGTAGACCCGCTAGCGGAGATCAGCCGACGGTGGAGTCCGTTCGTATTTAGCTATGACAACCCCATGCGGTTCGTGGACCCCGATGGCATGGAGGCCACGGACACTAAGACAAGCATGGAGTATACCTATTCGGATGGCTATTCGACCCAGAGTTCTCGGAATTCATCGGCATCCATTGGTTATAGCGGACTAGGGGCGTTTATCGAGCGTGGAGGTGGTAGCAACAATAACGGACAAACTCAGAGCGATGATGGGCCAGGCAAGAATATACAGACAGACGCGCCCAATCAAGCTGCGGCTTCGGTTGCGGGAGGAGCCGTCAGCCTAGGCCGAGCGGCAGGTACATCTATACTGGGTCGAATATTAACAGGTGTTGGCCGTTTTTTCGCTTCAGGAGCAGGTTTGGTAGCTACTTTGCCGATTACTTTAGTAGGAGATGTCACAAGCCCTAATGACGAGGAGAAGCCAGTAATTTTATATCGAGGAGTGCATGTGGGGCATCCAGACTATGCTAATGCGTTAAAGGGCAAAGCAGTTCCTTATGGAATTAATGGAGGCCACCAGAGTCCAGAGCAACACTCTGGTGGTAATAACAAGAGTATATTTACATCATGGAGTTTAACAAAGTTTGAAGCCCTAAAAAATGCTACCAGTGCTGGTTCTGGAGGTGTAGTTTTAGAAAGGAAATTTTATATTACCAAAGAAGGGGTAATACCTCAATCGGGAGCATGGTTTGATGATGAACTGGAATATCTTGTACTCGGTATTGTTACAGGTGCCAAAGTACAAGTTTTACACTAA
- a CDS encoding RHS repeat domain-containing protein: protein MKQVFYLLGLLWTSTTYSLSLAVPATHAVSLPDTLPKPVVLATATNTVNVDGLLPTVTPKSPTVAALGRYGEHPVSFYTRLPTIEIPLCEFTVGDQTIPIKLTYHAAGLRVGELPSWVGLGWSLQTGGMITRNVLSRPDEQNGLLGKAVDDPNSFYNSTCVTVDTEFRIAQLADNNVDGQRDVFSYRTPSGSNSFMLLPGQPGYAFLRAERTQILPATGLSSFTMVATDGIRYRFSDRETTNPNATGSNPVAAYTSAWHLSEIISATNNDRAVYTYSSQQNQSSASDPQFTWVIQGNLYEAVAGGSGVTTGITSRTTRNSQSTVQAIFPTQIDFPGGRIQFVRMPGARADGTLALDYVDLLGYDVTSSTYKLVKRFDLVYANQNGSANTLGGFLSKVNLLANDGNTIIGSYGLTYNQTVIPASGSLAKDFWGYFNGQITNNTLIASKPFTYYPSASVPIAATILIGDATRTANETLMQAGILTGISYPTGGLTQFDYQAHRYLDNTVTPAIQVLAGGLRVWQVRSYTGPGNLATTRRYTYGAGETGNGSYRSLARTTYQNNIALESRQIGSFLDFSYVSYVFSSASVFPLTPEEGAPVTYPQVTEYREDGAGGNLGKTIYTFRDAASDAGLQLGNGRSFYTSKSWDRGQPLTTTVQDVAGNLRSRITNGYAGLASGTSTQMAGLLVVRTLQQLNVTGGIGNCLAPSNQYRYMTYPYQYGLTVPTSAINVQYDDDNSGRFTQSTEQTDYDPTLYQPRERRTLAEGGIVLGTEYYYPQDYKTIATSVTTTELLGMRTLQDRNSYKPIETVHFRRETLTAAKDYKTGQLMTYAPFTLNSQPTALLKQIYVMESVPGTFTNAPYVSSPSRYTAAGGGNSFPYTQKSTIRLLMDTYSATGYLTRYTLVGGASTSFLYNTYTPTGGVPFSVVSSQTTNDALPTTQTTTYTYRQPLLGPASLTDPRGVTTSYQYDTFGRLLTIKDKDGYILKNYSYHYPTGQ, encoded by the coding sequence ATGAAACAGGTTTTTTACCTACTGGGTCTGCTATGGACAAGCACCACTTATAGTCTGTCACTGGCAGTACCCGCTACCCATGCGGTTTCGTTACCAGACACCCTGCCCAAGCCAGTTGTGCTGGCTACGGCTACCAATACCGTCAACGTTGATGGCCTGCTGCCAACGGTGACACCCAAATCGCCAACTGTAGCCGCTTTGGGGCGATATGGCGAACACCCCGTAAGTTTTTATACCAGACTGCCAACGATTGAGATTCCGCTCTGCGAGTTTACGGTAGGCGATCAAACGATTCCGATCAAGTTAACCTATCATGCTGCCGGGCTTCGGGTGGGTGAGCTACCCTCGTGGGTGGGTTTGGGCTGGAGCCTGCAAACAGGGGGGATGATTACCCGCAATGTGCTAAGCCGCCCCGACGAGCAGAATGGCTTATTGGGAAAGGCGGTTGATGACCCTAACAGCTTTTACAATTCAACTTGTGTAACAGTCGATACCGAGTTTCGAATTGCCCAACTGGCGGATAATAATGTGGACGGCCAGCGGGATGTATTTTCCTACCGTACGCCCTCGGGCAGTAATAGCTTTATGCTGCTGCCGGGTCAGCCGGGTTATGCCTTTTTACGGGCTGAGCGGACACAGATTCTGCCCGCTACGGGGCTGAGCTCCTTTACGATGGTGGCTACCGATGGCATCCGCTACCGGTTCAGTGACCGGGAAACCACAAACCCTAATGCAACGGGCAGCAACCCTGTTGCGGCCTACACCTCAGCCTGGCACCTCAGCGAGATCATAAGTGCTACCAACAACGACCGGGCCGTTTACACCTATTCCAGCCAGCAGAACCAGAGTTCGGCCTCCGACCCGCAGTTTACCTGGGTTATACAGGGGAATTTGTATGAAGCAGTAGCGGGTGGCTCTGGGGTTACAACTGGCATCACGTCCCGGACAACCCGAAATTCTCAATCAACGGTACAGGCCATTTTTCCAACTCAGATTGACTTTCCGGGGGGGCGTATACAGTTCGTAAGAATGCCCGGCGCGCGGGCAGACGGAACACTGGCCCTGGACTACGTGGATCTACTGGGCTACGATGTCACTTCGAGTACTTACAAGCTGGTCAAGCGATTCGATCTGGTATATGCCAATCAGAACGGGAGTGCGAACACCCTGGGTGGATTTCTTTCTAAAGTAAATTTACTGGCTAACGATGGTAATACGATCATTGGAAGTTACGGTTTGACCTATAACCAGACGGTTATCCCCGCGTCGGGAAGCCTGGCAAAAGACTTTTGGGGCTACTTCAATGGCCAGATCACGAATAACACACTTATCGCCAGTAAACCATTTACTTATTACCCATCCGCAAGCGTTCCCATTGCCGCAACGATACTCATTGGCGATGCGACCAGAACGGCGAACGAAACCCTGATGCAGGCCGGGATACTGACCGGTATTAGCTACCCAACGGGTGGGCTGACTCAGTTCGACTATCAGGCGCATCGATATTTGGACAACACAGTAACCCCAGCGATACAGGTGCTAGCGGGTGGTTTACGAGTCTGGCAGGTTCGATCCTATACTGGGCCCGGCAATTTGGCCACAACACGGCGGTATACCTATGGTGCTGGTGAAACAGGAAATGGCTCCTATCGGTCGTTAGCGAGAACTACTTATCAGAACAATATAGCCCTTGAATCTCGCCAGATAGGCTCTTTTCTTGACTTTAGTTATGTTTCGTATGTTTTTAGTTCAGCTTCTGTTTTTCCGTTAACTCCCGAAGAAGGTGCCCCCGTTACATATCCACAAGTGACAGAATACCGGGAGGATGGCGCGGGGGGTAACCTGGGCAAAACGATCTATACGTTTCGGGATGCGGCTTCGGATGCCGGGCTTCAACTTGGCAATGGGCGTAGCTTTTACACCAGCAAAAGCTGGGACCGGGGGCAACCCCTAACGACTACGGTACAGGACGTGGCCGGTAACCTTAGAAGTCGAATAACCAATGGGTACGCTGGTCTGGCCAGCGGCACCAGTACTCAAATGGCTGGATTACTGGTGGTGCGTACCCTTCAGCAACTAAATGTGACGGGGGGCATAGGTAACTGCCTGGCGCCCAGCAACCAGTATCGTTACATGACCTATCCGTATCAGTATGGCCTGACGGTGCCCACCAGCGCCATCAACGTGCAGTACGATGACGACAATTCGGGTAGGTTTACCCAAAGCACCGAGCAGACCGATTATGACCCTACGCTGTATCAACCCCGCGAACGCCGGACGCTGGCCGAGGGGGGTATTGTACTGGGAACCGAATACTACTACCCTCAGGATTATAAAACCATTGCCACCTCGGTCACTACAACAGAACTGCTGGGAATGCGGACTCTGCAGGATCGAAATAGCTACAAACCTATTGAAACGGTCCATTTTCGGCGCGAAACCCTAACGGCAGCCAAAGATTATAAAACGGGGCAACTGATGACCTACGCCCCCTTTACCCTCAATAGTCAGCCAACGGCTCTGCTCAAACAAATCTATGTAATGGAATCGGTGCCGGGAACATTCACCAATGCCCCTTATGTCTCCTCCCCCTCCCGTTATACGGCTGCGGGCGGAGGAAACTCGTTTCCCTACACCCAAAAGTCCACTATTCGACTCCTGATGGACACTTACTCCGCCACGGGCTACCTGACCCGCTATACCCTGGTTGGTGGTGCCAGCACCTCCTTTCTCTATAATACCTATACCCCCACCGGTGGGGTGCCCTTTTCGGTGGTGAGCAGCCAGACCACCAACGATGCCCTGCCCACGACCCAGACAACCACCTACACCTACCGGCAACCTCTGCTGGGACCCGCCAGCCTGACCGACCCCAGGGGCGTTACTACCAGCTACCAGTATGATACATTCGGCAGGTTGCTGACAATCAAAGACAAGGATGGCTACATCCTTAAAAACTATTCCTACCACTACCCCACCGGCCAATAA